The following are encoded together in the Lathyrus oleraceus cultivar Zhongwan6 chromosome 3, CAAS_Psat_ZW6_1.0, whole genome shotgun sequence genome:
- the LOC127130558 gene encoding uncharacterized protein LOC127130558 has translation MKIPMKKKDRCFVTISCTIGDRKIKKALIDLGASVSLMSLSIYKFFALGTVQDTRMTLQYVDRSVRRPYRIVEHVMVKIDKFLFLVDFVILEVPEDEEIPLILGRPFLETWRCMIDIEEGTMTLKVYDEELKINVRNTMQYKDDVGTSHTIEVIDQVIAQEIKRKTPQLPLECVLSLSIFESDKDKRESEVLAMMEEQSQCIRSKIHRWEDLRPPGPLENTQEPKKGADLEQLPENLKYVFLDAEKKCSSIINSSLKSFQEEELIQVLKKYKSVIGWTIEDLKGVSPIVCMHKILMEDDHKSVVQP, from the coding sequence ATGAAAATTCCTATGAAAAAGAAAGATAGATGTTTTGTTACTATTTCGTGCACTATTGGTGATCGAAAAATCAAGAAAGCTTTGATTGACTTGGGAGCTAGTGTGAGTTTGATGTCGCTGTCCATTTATAAATTTTTTGCCCTTGGCACCGTTCAAGACACCAGGATGACCCTTCAGTATGTTGATCGCTCAGTTAGGCGACCATATAGAATTGTGGAACATGTTATGGTAAAGATAGATAAATTTTTGTTTCTAGTTGACTTTGTCATTCTTGAGGTGCCTGAAGATGAGGAGATCCCTCTCATATTGGGCAGACCATTTTTAGAGACATGGCGGTGTATGATAGACATAGAGGAAGGAACAATGACcctcaaagtctatgatgaagAATTAAAAATTAATGTTCGAAATACtatgcaatacaaagatgatgttGGCACAAGTCACACTATAGAGGTAATAGATCAAGTGATTGCTCAAGAAATTAAAAGGAAAACACCTCAGTTACCTTTAGAATGTGTTTTGAGCTTATCAATTTTCGAAAGTGATAAAGACAAGAGAGAGTCAGAAGTGTTAGCCATGATGGAGGAACAATCGCAGTGTATTAGATCTAAAATacaccggtgggaagatttaagACCACCCGGACCATTAGAAAATACTCAAGAGCCTAAAAAGGGGGCAGATTTGGAACAATTACCTGAGAATctgaagtatgtgtttcttgaTGCTGAAAAGAAGTGTTCGTCCATTATCAATTCTAGTTTAAAAAGTTTTCAAGAAGAAGAACTCATCCAAGTACTCAAGAAATACAAGAGTGTTATTGGATGGACGATTGAGGATTTGAAAGGTGTTAGCCCGATagtttgcatgcacaagatcttgatggaagaTGATCATAAGTCGGTAGTTCAACCATAA